GGTACAGGGCACTACCCTGGGAACCATTACGGATTATAACGGACAATTCTCGCTAAACCTACCCAATGCCGGTTCTCCAATTGAAATCTCATTCATCGGCTACCAGACTCAGCTTCTCTCAACCGGGGGAAAAAGCACCCTGATGGTAAAACTTCTGCCGGACACCAAAAAGCTGGATGAGGTCATTGTGGTCGGTTACGGTACCCGTAAAGCCAAAGACCTGACCGGAAACATCTCTACTGTTAGTTCACGCGATTTTGAGAAAGCCCCTGTGACCAATGCCGAGGCATTGATTGCAAACAAAATATCAGGCGTTCAGGTATTGCCTAGCAGCGGTAAACCGGGTGCGGGTAGCTCATTCCTGATTCAGGGTGGTGCTTCACTGAACGCATCAAATAACCCGCTCATCGTAATTGACGGGCTTCCAATCGAAGGCGGAAATAACGGCCCCGGTATCCTCAGCCAACTCAATCCAAGCGATATCGAAAACTTTACCGTACTGAAAGATGCTTCGGCTTCAGCCATCTACGGTTCACGGGCATCAAACGGGGTTATCCTGATTACCACCAAGAAAGGCAATAAGGGTAAAATGACGATTGACTTTACCAGCAATATGCGTGTATCTACGCTGCGCGAAAAAGTATCCGTCCTTTCGGCAGACCAGTATCGTGCACTCGCAACAGAGCTGGGTAGCGCAATGAAAGTGGCTCCCGGAACCGCCAATACCGACTGGCAGGATCAGATTTTCCAGAATGCATTGGCACAGGATTATAACCTGAGCTTAAGCGGAGCAACAAAAACGCTTCCTTACCGGGTTTCATTTGCCTATACCAATCAGGACGGTATCCTGAAAACCGGCAACTACGAAAGAGCAACTGCTTCAGTTAACCTCAATCCATCATTCCTGAATGATAAACTGAAGGTAAACCTGAACCTGAAAGGTTCGTACGAAAATGAACGGATCGCCAATCAGAGTGCTATCTGGGGAGCAACAACCTTTGACCCGACCCAACCGGTTCGCGTGGATGACCAGACTTACGGCGGATACTTCCAGTATACAGATTTTAAATCTAATCCGGCACTGACCAACATTAACCCGGTGAGTATGCTGGAGCAGGTGAATGAACGAAACAAAAACTTCCGCAGTTTGGGTAACATTCAGGCTGATTACAGTTTCTTCTTTTTGCCGGAACTTCACCTCAACGTAAATGCAGGTTATGATGCATCCAGAGGTCAATATACTTACTTTGCTCCTGCAACCTATTTCGCTCAATTGCTTTCAGGAGGTAAAAAATATAATGGTAATCCTTCGGCATCATCATTCAACAAACTGTTTGAATCTTATCTGTTCTATTCAAAAGAACTATCCAATCTCAAAAGCAAGATGGATGTAACAGCGGGATATTCTTACAACGACTTCCTGACAACAAACTACTACTACCCGACATATTCAGCTGATGGAACGCTAATCGCAAGCTCGGTACCAACCTATGCGTTTGATAAACCGAGCCACTCCATCGTATCATTTTATGGTCGATTGAATTATACCCTGAATGATAAATACCTCTTCACAGCAACGGTACGCGATGATGCGTCATCCCGCTTTGCAGATAAACACCGCTGGGGTATCTTCCCTTCTATGGCATTGGCCTGGAAGATGAAACAGGAAAGTTTCCTAAAGGATATAAAACCTCTGTCTGACCTGAAGCTGCGCATGGGTTACGGTATCACCGGCCAACAGGACGGTCTTGCCAACTACTACCCGATCAAAAGATACACCACGTATGGACTGGGCTCACAGTACACGATCGGCAACACTGCATATACAACGATTTTCCCGCAGGTTTACAATCCGGATTTGAAATGGGAGCAAACTTCAACAACAAATATCGGACTGGATTACGCCTTCCTGAATTATCGTATTACCGGTAGTTTGAATTTCTACAACAAAAACACCAAGGACCTGCTGAATGCAGTTACTGTTCCTTACGGTTACAGCTTTAGCTCTACCATGATTAAAAATATCGGTTCTATGGAAAACAGAGGAGTGGAATTAAACATCAAAGCGACACCTGTAAAGACGGAAGATTTGACATGGGACTTAGGTTTCAACGCAACTTACAATAAAAACAAGATTACCAAACTCAGCCTGATTGACGACAGCAGTGTCGGACTTTTCAGCGACAAGATACTGGTAAATACGGTCGGTTCGGCATACAATACCTTCTACCTCTACCATCAAGTGTATGATAAAAACGGGAAACCAATTGAAGACCAGATGCTGGATGTAAACGGTGACGGTTTGCTCAATGCGAAAGACAGATACGTAACCGGCAAATCATCGACACCGAAGTACCTGTTGGGCTTCAACACCAACTTACAGTACAAGAAATGGTCAGTAGGAACTTCGTTCCACGCCAACCTGGGTCATTACGCCTATTACATGCCACAGGAAAATTCAGTAGCGATGACCGGATGGACGACCTCCCAAAACCTGAATACTTCGTACTACAAATCGCAGTTTCACAATACAGACCAATACGAAGGCTACAGCGACTACTATTTGCAAAATGCCTCATTCCTGAAAATGGATAATGCCTACGTCGGATATGACTTCGGCAAACTCCTTCACAAAGTGAGCCTTAAGATGAACCTATCGGTACAAAACATCTTCACCATTACCAAATTCACAGGTCTCGATCCGGAAACCAACAGCGGCTACCAGAATGCCTATCCGGTGCCACGTGTATTTGCATTTGGTCTGAATATGAACTTTTAACCTTAAACAAACACGAGTATGAATTTCAAGAAATATATCACAACCGGTCGTTTGGGACTGATACTACTGGCAATGATTATCGGTTTTAGCGCATGTACCGATGATTTGGTAAAAACGCCGACCAATGACCTTACCGCAGACAAACAGTTCCAATCGGTAGCGGGATACAAACAAAGCCTGGCATCCATCTATTCCAATATGATTTACGGTTCATTCCTCCGTCAATACTGGGGAATGCAGGAATACACCACCGACGAGGCGGTAAGTACCTGGAACGACGACGGTGGAAATGCCGTTTTCCATCAATTGGCATGGAGTGCCGATGCACCGGCTATCACCTACGTTTATTCGAGTATGTTGATGACCATCACCTATTGCAATAACTATCTGAATGAATCGACCGATGCAAAGATTGCATCCCGGGGCTTTACTAGTGCTGATGTTACTCAGATTAAACAATACACCGCGGAAGTACGCTACCTGC
The Parabacteroides sp. FAFU027 DNA segment above includes these coding regions:
- a CDS encoding SusC/RagA family TonB-linked outer membrane protein, coding for MRKSFYLKNLSPLRIAMVAVALCGTPYAIQASSSAVEQNAPSKGQHKITGTVKDEQGTPLPGVHIKVQGTTLGTITDYNGQFSLNLPNAGSPIEISFIGYQTQLLSTGGKSTLMVKLLPDTKKLDEVIVVGYGTRKAKDLTGNISTVSSRDFEKAPVTNAEALIANKISGVQVLPSSGKPGAGSSFLIQGGASLNASNNPLIVIDGLPIEGGNNGPGILSQLNPSDIENFTVLKDASASAIYGSRASNGVILITTKKGNKGKMTIDFTSNMRVSTLREKVSVLSADQYRALATELGSAMKVAPGTANTDWQDQIFQNALAQDYNLSLSGATKTLPYRVSFAYTNQDGILKTGNYERATASVNLNPSFLNDKLKVNLNLKGSYENERIANQSAIWGATTFDPTQPVRVDDQTYGGYFQYTDFKSNPALTNINPVSMLEQVNERNKNFRSLGNIQADYSFFFLPELHLNVNAGYDASRGQYTYFAPATYFAQLLSGGKKYNGNPSASSFNKLFESYLFYSKELSNLKSKMDVTAGYSYNDFLTTNYYYPTYSADGTLIASSVPTYAFDKPSHSIVSFYGRLNYTLNDKYLFTATVRDDASSRFADKHRWGIFPSMALAWKMKQESFLKDIKPLSDLKLRMGYGITGQQDGLANYYPIKRYTTYGLGSQYTIGNTAYTTIFPQVYNPDLKWEQTSTTNIGLDYAFLNYRITGSLNFYNKNTKDLLNAVTVPYGYSFSSTMIKNIGSMENRGVELNIKATPVKTEDLTWDLGFNATYNKNKITKLSLIDDSSVGLFSDKILVNTVGSAYNTFYLYHQVYDKNGKPIEDQMLDVNGDGLLNAKDRYVTGKSSTPKYLLGFNTNLQYKKWSVGTSFHANLGHYAYYMPQENSVAMTGWTTSQNLNTSYYKSQFHNTDQYEGYSDYYLQNASFLKMDNAYVGYDFGKLLHKVSLKMNLSVQNIFTITKFTGLDPETNSGYQNAYPVPRVFAFGLNMNF